The DNA region GAGCCGAAGCGATCCGGTCGCGCGACCATCTCCTGCATCACCGTCTCTGGCAATTTCGCAATGGAGAGTGCCACCGCGATCGTCGATTCATCGAGACCAAGATGTTCAGCAAGTTCTTTCTGACTTTGAAAGTGTTTCTCGTCCAGAAAGCGTCGCCATACGATCGCGTTGTCGAACACTGTCTGTGAGTCTCGCTGGACGTTGAGGTCGTAGCCGAGTTTGTAGCTTTGAATGCCGATCGGAAGATCGATGACGATCGCCTTCACCGTCTCCTTGTTCGCTTCTTTCAATGCCCGCACACGTCGGCCGCCATCGCTGACGAAATAGCTTCCGGGATTGTCGTAGTCGGGAATGACGTGAATCGCCTGCTGCTGCCCTTGCTTCGCGAGGTTGACCGCGAGCTCGGCAATCGACGACTTCAGGTAGAAATACCGCGGATTGAATGGACTCGGCTTGATCGCCTTCAGCGGAAGCTCGACGATCTGTCCGGCACGATAGTTATGTTCGGCTCGCCACGCGCGGTACTCGACTGATTCATTCGCAGTGTCACTCGGCTCCGCTTCGCTCGGCGAAGTTGGCGCTACAACGGGGCTCTTGAATGCGGCAACGTTCGTGTTCTTCGCTGCGTTTTGCACCAGCCCGTCGATCGCATTCAGTCGATCGAGCGCGGTGCGCTTTTCGCTGCTGGTCGTATCGGGACGTGCCTGGAAGCCTTTGGCGAATTGGGACGGTTTCATTCAAGTACCTTTATGCGCATAAATTCAGGGGAGCAGGGTGGCGATCTCGTCAGCAAAGGCGCGAACTTCGAGAGCCGCGAGCTTCGCGCCACGATCGTTCATCTGCAAGACTGTCTGACCAAGTGCCATTGCCTGTTTATAGGCTTCGCGCGTGGGGATCTGGGTGCGCAGAAGCGGGAAGCCGAGTTCTTCCAACGCTCGCTTCAACTCACGCGTCAGCATTCGCTTCTCTTCGGTCTTATTGAGTAGAAAGACGGCACGGAGGTCTTCGTTCATGACCTGTGCCTGCTGCACCAGCTTGACGAGACCCACGCTCGACCAGTAATCAGCCGGCGATGAGGACGTCGGCATGACGGCGACCGTTGCTGCGAGAAGGACAACGCCTGAGACCTTTTCCGTAATCGACGGCGGGCAGTCGACGACGATCAGGTCGTAGTCCGCAACGAACTTCTTGATCTCGCGGTGGATCTGCGAGCCGGCCTCGGAGAGATTGACAACGGGGAATGGAATGCCGGACTCGCTATCCGAAGATGCGCTCGCCCAGTGGATGAGGGTGTTTTGACCATCGGCGTCTACGACGAGGACGCGCTTGCCTCTCTCATGGAAGGCGGCGCCCAGGTGCATCGCAATCGTACTTTTACCGACTCCGCCTTTCTGCTGTGTCACTGCGATGATTTCTGCTGCCAATGTTCACCTCCTCTTTTTGGACGCCGCTGAATTTTACCTTGGCGTTTTTCTAATTCAAACATTTTTGGTTACGTGCAACAGTTATAAGCCGTTTGACGTGGCTTTATGCGCATAAACCGAAACACGGGACGGTGAACCCGGAGGCGTTCTGGAAGCTATGTGGCGGCGCTTGCCGATGGAGGGTCCTCGCGGATCCGGCCGGATTCGAAGGAAGCGTCGCGCAGTCGACCGATGATGAGTCTTCTGCAGATCGTGGGCCGCTGGCTACAATGGGCAACAGCGCGCCCGAAACGACTGTGGTTTATGCGCATAAACCTCGTCAGCATTAACACCCCACCGCCTGATATCACGCGCCGTTACCTCGATACGCTGCAGAGGCGTCGACGTTATGCGCATAAACTCGACCGGCCGACACCGATCCGCACGTCCATCGGCATTACCCCCACCGCGGCCATATCCATGAAGGCCGCCAATGGCGAAGATCAAACCCCTTTGACGCATCAACGCACGCAAGCGGCGCAATGCCTCAAATCAGTCCTCAAGCACAAGCCGCGATCATTCTTCGGCCGGCAGTTGAGCGACGACCGCAACGCCAGACAACCGCAGCAGCTAAAATTCTTAGCCTCACCCGCTCACTCTCCGCATAAGCCCATGATTACCGTCTATCACAACCCGCGCTGCTCGAAATCCCGTGGCGCATGCGAACTCATTAGCGACGTCTACAACCCGTCGAACGAACCTGTCGAGGTGGTCGAGTACCTTCGTACGCCACTGTCCGTGGCGCAGTTGAAGGAACTGAATGGAATGCTGGGGTGCCCCGTTCGTGAGATGCTCCGAGACTCAGAAGCCATCTATAAAGAACTGGGTCTGGCTGATGCCTCGTTGACCGACGATCAGTTATACGAAGCGATCGCTGCGAACCCGATCCTGCTTCAACGTCCTATCGTCGTTCGCAATGGACGTGCCGTAATCGGTCGGCCGCCGGAGAACGTCAAAGCGCTGTTTCACGATCTGTCGGAGTAGCGTGACGCGCGCGATGACGGGAGTGCGCATCGCGCGCGGCGATTAGACGTGCACTGAGACGTGCACTGAGACGTGCGCTTACGCCTTCACGCCGAGTACGGCTTCCTTCGTAACGATCTTCGTCGGGATGATGCGAAGCTCAGTGAACGCATCGGCGATTCTCTGCTGCTCGGCGAGCACGCCTGCATCGATCGGCTTATAGACGTGCGCATAGTGTCGCAAGCTCGCTTCGACCACGCTGGCGTCGAGTCCCTGAATCGGTGCGAGTTGTGCAGCCGCTTCGGCGTAGTGATCGCGGACCCAGACGCCCTCTTTGCCAACCTCGGCAACTACGGCATCAATCAGTTCAGCGTTTTGCTGCGCAAACGGGCGCGCGCTGAGGAAGAACTGATGGTGGCTGACGATCCCCGCGCCGTCGGTCAACAGTCTGGCATTCGATTGGCGTTTTGCAGCTTCGAGAAAGGGGTCCCAGACAGCCCACGCATCGATTGCGCCGCGCTCGAATGCGGCGCGCGCGTCAGCGGGCGGCAAGAACACAGTTTGGATATCGGTGTATTTCACACCTGCTTTCTGAAGCGCGGCGACCAGGAACCAGTGCACGTCTGAGCCCTTGTTCAACGCCACCCGCTTTCCCTTCAGATCCGCAACGGATTGGATCGGTGCATCGCGATGGACGAGAATGCCTTCGGCTTGCGGCGTCGGAATCTCATACGCGGTGTACACGAAGTTGGCGCCAGCAGCCTGTGCGATGACAGGCGGCGCCTCTCCGACATAGCCGAAATCGATGGAACCGACATTGAGTCCTTCGAGCAATTGCGGGCCTGCCGGAAATTCTGTCCATTTCACTCCCACACCCAGCGGCGCGAAGCGCTTTTCCAGCGTTCCATGTGCTTTCAGCAACACCAGCGTGCTTGCGGCCTTTTGATAACCGATACGGATTTCTTTTGCGTGCGTCTGCGCAAATGCGGGCAAAGCGGCCGATGCAAGGAGTGCGCCGGCTCCTGCCAGGAATGCGCGGCGTGTGAACGTGGAATGTTGAGACATAGACGGATTCGATGTAGCTAGTACGGTCGCAACAGGGACCGATTGCGCTCAACGATAAGCCGACGACCGATCTTCGCGAACCGATAAATTCGCATAAGCAAATCACACCGGGTCGATGCGTACCCGG from Paraburkholderia caribensis includes:
- a CDS encoding ParB/RepB/Spo0J family partition protein, which translates into the protein MKPSQFAKGFQARPDTTSSEKRTALDRLNAIDGLVQNAAKNTNVAAFKSPVVAPTSPSEAEPSDTANESVEYRAWRAEHNYRAGQIVELPLKAIKPSPFNPRYFYLKSSIAELAVNLAKQGQQQAIHVIPDYDNPGSYFVSDGGRRVRALKEANKETVKAIVIDLPIGIQSYKLGYDLNVQRDSQTVFDNAIVWRRFLDEKHFQSQKELAEHLGLDESTIAVALSIAKLPETVMQEMVARPDRFGSNMAYQVGRYHSARGTDSTLRLINKILSDDLSTRQVADIVKGRATAQESAKPAGRQRYAQRLDIKLAGVSVGDLKSYGEDRLELKLRGLTRDKRDEILRQIEQMLSEQK
- the parA gene encoding ParA family partition ATPase — protein: MAAEIIAVTQQKGGVGKSTIAMHLGAAFHERGKRVLVVDADGQNTLIHWASASSDSESGIPFPVVNLSEAGSQIHREIKKFVADYDLIVVDCPPSITEKVSGVVLLAATVAVMPTSSSPADYWSSVGLVKLVQQAQVMNEDLRAVFLLNKTEEKRMLTRELKRALEELGFPLLRTQIPTREAYKQAMALGQTVLQMNDRGAKLAALEVRAFADEIATLLP
- the arsC gene encoding arsenate reductase (glutaredoxin) (This arsenate reductase requires both glutathione and glutaredoxin to convert arsenate to arsenite, after which the efflux transporter formed by ArsA and ArsB can extrude the arsenite from the cell, providing resistance.) — its product is MITVYHNPRCSKSRGACELISDVYNPSNEPVEVVEYLRTPLSVAQLKELNGMLGCPVREMLRDSEAIYKELGLADASLTDDQLYEAIAANPILLQRPIVVRNGRAVIGRPPENVKALFHDLSE
- a CDS encoding sulfonate ABC transporter substrate-binding protein; the protein is MSQHSTFTRRAFLAGAGALLASAALPAFAQTHAKEIRIGYQKAASTLVLLKAHGTLEKRFAPLGVGVKWTEFPAGPQLLEGLNVGSIDFGYVGEAPPVIAQAAGANFVYTAYEIPTPQAEGILVHRDAPIQSVADLKGKRVALNKGSDVHWFLVAALQKAGVKYTDIQTVFLPPADARAAFERGAIDAWAVWDPFLEAAKRQSNARLLTDGAGIVSHHQFFLSARPFAQQNAELIDAVVAEVGKEGVWVRDHYAEAAAQLAPIQGLDASVVEASLRHYAHVYKPIDAGVLAEQQRIADAFTELRIIPTKIVTKEAVLGVKA